From Glycine max cultivar Williams 82 chromosome 11, Glycine_max_v4.0, whole genome shotgun sequence, the proteins below share one genomic window:
- the LOC100499701 gene encoding uncharacterized protein LOC100499701 encodes MAGSSEEGQVISCHTVDAWNDQLQKGNQSKKLIVVDFTASWCGPCRFIAPFLAELAKKFTSVVFLKVDVDELKSVSQDWAIEAMPTFVFVKEGTLLSKVVGAKKDELQQTIEKYVASASA; translated from the exons ATGGCAGGCTCCTCGGAGGAGGGACAAGTCATTAGCTGTCACACCGTTGACGCATGGAACGATCAACTCCAGAAGGGCAACCAATCCAAGAAACTC ATTGTTGTGGATTTTACTGCTTCTTGGTGTGGACCATGCCGTTTCATTGCACCATTCTTGGCTGAGCTGGCTAAGAAGTTCACAAGTGTCGTATTCCTAAAGGTGGATGTGGACGAAttaaag AGTGTTTCTCAAGACTGGGCTATTGAGGCTATGCCCACTTTTGTGTTTGTGAAAGAGGGAACACTTCTAAGCAAAGTGGTGGGAGCAAAGAAGGATGAGCTGCAGCAGACAATAGAGAAATATGTGGCTTCAGCTAGTGCTTAA
- the LOC100789851 gene encoding uncharacterized protein, whose translation MRKRDLAILMLSAFAIFFTLQQDGGISFKDAWMHLTDEYPIKYEAERLPPPLVADLNGDGKKEVLVATHDAKIQVLEPHSRRVDEGFSEARVLAEVSLLPDKVRVMTGRRPVAMATGYIDRYKIGQPQKQVLVVVTSGWSVMCFDSNLQKLWENNLQEDFPHNAHHREVAISISNYTLKHGDTGLIIVGGRMEMQPHIFMDPFEEMGMGARFAEQHQRSAAEKEASGTVDLRHFAFYAFAGRSGDERWSRKNENIEAHSSDASQLLPQHNYKLDVHALNTRQPGEFECREFRESILGVMPHQWARREDTLFKLAHFRRHKRKALKKTPGKAISYPFHKPEENHPPGKDSTKKISNIIGKAASYAGSAKSKKHLPYVPTITNYTQVWWVPNVVVSHQKEGIEALHLATGRTICKFHLQEGGLHADVNGDGVLDHVQAVGGNGAEQTVVSGSMEVLRPCWAVATSGVPVREQLFNVSICHYTHFNLFQHGELYRSYSQGSDTASLEVATPILIPRSDGHRHRKGSHGDVIFLTNRGEITSYSPGLHGHDAIWQWQQSTGVTWSNLPSPSGMMEGGLVIPTLKPLSLRLHDNQEMILAAGEQEAVIISPGGSILATIELPGPPTHVLITEDFSNDGLTDLILVTSHGVYGFVQTRQPGALFFSMLVGCLIVVMGVIFVTQHLNSTKGKPRPSSGPR comes from the exons ATGAGGAAGCGGGATTTGGCCATTCTTATGCTCTCCGCTTTCGCTATTTTCTTCACTCTTCAG CAAGATGGTGGTATTTCGTTCAAAGATGCGTGGATGCACCTAACCGATGAATATCCAATCAAATATGAAGCCGAACGCCTTCCGCCGCCGCTCGTCGCTGATCTCAACGGAGACGGCAAAAAGGAAGTTCTTGTGGCCACTCACGATGCTAAAATTCAG GTTTTGGAGCCCCATAGTAGGCGCGTCGATGAAGGATTCAGTGAGGCACGTGTGTTGGCTGAGGTGTCTTTGTTACCTGACAAAGTACGTGTTATGACTGGGAGACGCCCTGTTGCCATGGCCACCGGCTATATTGACCGGTATAAAATTGGGCAGCCACAGAAACAGGTTTTGGTTGTGGTAACATCGGGTTGGTCTGTGATGTGTTTTGATTCCAACCTTCAAAAGTTGTGGGAAAATAATTTACAG GAGGATTTTCCACATAATGCTCACCATAGGGAAGTTGCAATCTCTATAAGCAATTATACTCTAAAGCATGGAGATACAGGATTGATAATTGTCGGTGGCAGAATGGAAATGCAGCCACAT ATTTTTATGGACCCTTTTGAAGAAATGGGTATGGGTGCAAGGTTTGCTGAGCAACATCAAAGAAGTGCTGCTGAAAAGGAG GCTTCTGGAACTGTGGATTTACGACATTTTGCATTTTATGCATTTGCTGGTCGATCTGGTGATGAACGATGGAGCAGAAAAAATGAG AACATTGAAGCACATTCTTCAGATGCATCACAGTTACTTCCACAGCATAACTACAAGCTTGATGTTCATGCTCTGAATACCCGTCAACCTGGAGAG TTTGAATGCAGGGAATTCAGAGAATCGATCCTGGGAGTTATGCCTCATCAATGG GCTAGGAGAGAAGATACTTTATTTAAGCTTGCCCACTTCAGGCGGCACAAGAGAAAAGCATTGAAGAAAACACCTGGAAAGGCTATAAGTTACCCTTTTCACAAGCCCGAGGAAAACCATCCTCCAGGGAAGGACTCaaccaaaaaaatttcaaacataatTGGGAAAGCAGCAAGCTATGCTGGTTCAGCAAAATCTAAGAAG CACCTTCCTTATGTTCCTACCATAACCAACTACACTCAAGTTTGGTGGGTTCCCAATGTTGTTGTGTCTCATCAGAAGGAGGGCATAGAAGCTCTTCATCTAGCAACTGGTCGAACAATATGCAAG TTTCATCTCCAGGAAGGTGGTCTACATGCTGATGTTAATGGTGATGGAGTTCTAGATCATGTGCAG GCTGTTGGAGGAAATGGTGCTGAGCAGACTGTCGTTAGTGGGTCCATGGAAGTGCTACGTCCTTGTTGGGCTGTTGCAACGTCTGGTGTACCAGTACGAGAACAACTCTTCAATGTATCTATTTGTCATTATACCCATTTTAACTTATTCCAACATGGAGAACTTTATAGAAGCTACAGTCAAGGTTCAGATACTGCTTCTTTAGAGGTAGCAACACCTATTCTAATTCCTAGAAGTGATGGTCATAGGCATCGGAAGGGAAGCCATGGTGATGTTATCTTCTTGACAAATCGTGGAGAG ATTACATCATACTCCCCTGGCTTGCATGGTCATGATGCTATTTGGCAGTGGCAACAATCAACTGGTGTTACATGGTCAAACCTACCCTCCCCATCAGGAATGATGGAAGGTGGTCTGGTGATTCCCACACTAAAGCCTCTTTCCTTACGGTTGCATGATAATCAAGAAATGATCCTTGCTGCTGGGGAACAAGAAGCCGTGATAATATCACCTGGAGGTAGTATATTAGCCACAATTGAACTACCTGGTCCACCAACACATGTCTTGATCACTGAGGACTTTTCAAATGATGGGCTCACTGACCTTATTCTTGTCACCTCTCATGGAGTATATGGCTTTGTTCAGACCAGGCAACCGGGTGCTCTCTTCTTCAGCATGCTGGTTGGCTGTCTCATAGTCGTGATGGGGGTTATATTTGTCACCCAGCACTTGAATTCCACAAAGGGGAAGCCTCGTCCCTCATCTGGTCCACGGTGA
- the LOC100527909 gene encoding Protein RTE1-HOMOLOG-like: MEAESDTKQQQTMEGSYSQTMQIDPKRARFPCSVVWSPLPVISWFIPCIGHIGICREDGVILDFAGPNFVCVDNFAFGAATRYIQIPKEKCCVPLVQSVYNGEEHYIQDETKGDLRTWDDALRKSTQEFQHLSYNLFTCNCHSYVANNLNRLGFLSGGWNVVNLAIFVLFNGRWVSKTSMLRSILPFVVIFFLGVLFGGFTFLKFWFFFTSILIGWFLLVTYCFKNLIQL; this comes from the exons ATGGAAGCAGAGTCGGATACCAAGCAGCAGCAGACGATGGAAGGAAGTTATTCCCAAACTATGCAAATTGATCCGAAAAGGGCTCGATTTCCATGCTCCGTTGTGTGGTCACCACTTCCTGTGATCTCGTGGTTCATTCCTTGCATCGGTCACATTGGCATCTGCAGAGAGGATGGAGTGATATTGGATTTTGCAGGGCCTAATTTTGTGTGTGTGGACAATTTTGCATTTGGAGCTGCCACCCGCTATATTCAAATTCCCAAAGAAAAG TGTTGCGTCCCTTTAGTCCAGTCTGTGTACAATGGTGAGGAACACTACATTCAGGATGAAACTAAAGGAGATTTGAGGACTTGGGATGATGCACTAAGGAAAAGCACTCAAGAATTCCAACATTTATCTTACAATCTCTTTACCTGCAACTGCCACTCGTATGTTGCCAATAATTTGAACAGGTTGGGTTTTCTGTCTGGCGGATGGAATGTGGTGAATCTGGCAATTTTCGTTTTATTCAATGGACGTTGGGTCAGCAAAACATCTATGCTTCGGTCTATCTTACCATTTGtggttatattttttcttgGAGTCTTATTCGGGGGCTTCACCTTCCTAAAGTTTTggttcttcttcacttccattCTTATTGGGTGGTTCCTTCTTGTTACTTATTGTTTCAAGAACCTGATTCAGTTGTAG
- the LOC100790386 gene encoding protein WALLS ARE THIN 1, with the protein MMPQRANLHIALTFLQFCYAGNHIFLRIALDTGVSKLIFPVHRNITALVLLGPLAYFSEKKDRPSITRYCVLHFFLLGLVGITMKEGFYLLGLEKTSPTFAAAMQNSVPALTFLMAALLRYESVHFNRIDGLAKVLGVLASVGGASIITLYKGPVIYTPRLALHQEQYLSVLGDATGKNWNLGGIYLFGHSLCWSGWIVMQAFVLKKYSAPLTVSAFTCFFGVVQFLTIAAFFETDSKAWQFNSSGEIFSALFSGLVTSGLASAIQIWTIGKGGPVLASIYLPLQTLLVSVMASFIFGEEFFLGGIIGAFLIISGLYLVVWGRSQETKYAKEVIVPIEPKNHWEEKSDSSFLIQRLITTQSS; encoded by the exons ATGATGCCTCAACGAGCTAATCTTCACATAGCCTtaacatttttacaattttgttaTGCAGGAAATCATATATTTCTGAGAATTGCACTTGATACAGGCGTAAGCAAGCTTATTTTTCCTGTCCATAGAAACATCACCGCCTTGGTTCTTCTGGGTCCCCTCGCATATTTTTCAGAGAA GAAAGACAGGCCATCAATAACCAGATACTGTGTGCTACACTTTTTCCTACTTGGACTTGTTGG AATAACAATGAAAGAAGGATTCTACCTCTTGGGTTTGGAGAAAACATCACCTACTTTTGCTGCTGCTATGCAGAATTCTGTTCCAGCACTTACCTTTCTGATGGCTGCTCTACTCAG ATATGAGAGTGTGCACTTCAACAGGATTGATGGTCTGGCTAAGGTCCTTGGAGTCCTTGCTTCTGTTGGAGGAGCTTCAATCATTACCCTTTACAAGGGACCTGTTATTTATACTCCGCGTTTAGCATTACATCAGGAACAATACTTGTCTGTATTGGGGGATGCCACAGGAAAGAACTGGAACTTGGGTGGCATCTATCTCTTTGGTCACTCCTTATGTTGGTCTGGTTGGATTGTGATGCAAGCATTTGTTCTGAAAAAATACTCAGCCCCACTCACAGTTTCTGCTTTTACATGCTTCTTTGGTGTTGTGCAGTTTTTGACAATTGCAGCCTTTTTTGAGACGGATTCCAAAGCCTGGCAGTTCAATTCTAGTGGAGAGATCTTCAGTGCCTTGTTCTCG GGACTGGTGACTTCAGGGCTGGCATCAGCAATACAGATATGGACTATTGGCAAAGGAGGGCCAGTGCTTGCTTCAATTTATCTACCTTTACAAACATTACTTGTATCTGTGATGGCATCTTTTATTTTCGGTGAAGAATTCTTCTTGGGAGG CATTATTGGAGCATTCTTAATTATATCCGGCTTGTACCTTGTTGTCTGGGGAAGAAGTCAAGAAACCAAGTATGCCAAAGAGGTCATAGTCcccattgagcccaagaatcATTGGGAAGAAAAAAGTGACAGTTCTTTCCTCATCCAACGATTGATTACTACACAAAGCTCTTAG